The Macrobrachium nipponense isolate FS-2020 chromosome 24, ASM1510439v2, whole genome shotgun sequence genome segment AAAATCCTCCTAACCCACCACCTCTACCTGCAGAGGCAGatgcagctccagacgaaaatCCTAATCCAGGGCTTCCTACTAAAGCTGATGCAACACCAGGGcccccagaagagaatcctccaAATCCCCCTCCACCAGCAGAGGCAGATGCAGCACCTGACCCTCCAACAGGAAAACCTCCAATTCCACTTACTCCTGCTGAGGAAGAAGATCCTCCTAATCCAGGACCTCCTACTAGAGCTGATgcaatgcctggtctcccagagGAAAATCCTCCTAATCCACCACCACCAGCAGATGAAGATGCAGCTCCTAACCCTCCAACAGGAAAACCTCCAATTCCATCTACTCCTACTGAAGAAGATCCTATGCCTCCAACAGGAAAACCTCCAATTCCACCTACTCCTACTGAAGAAGATCCTATGCCTCCAACAGGAAAACCTCCAATTCCACCTACTCCTACTGAGGAAGATCCTATGCCTCCAACAGGAAAACCTCCAATTCCGCCTACTCCTACTGAAGAAGATCCTATGCCTCCAACAGGAAAACCTCCAAATCCACCACTacttgatgaggcagaagcagcTCCTGATCCTCCAGAAGAAAATCCTCCCAGTCCAGGACCTCCTACTGAAGTTGATGCAACACCAGGTCCTCCCGAAGAAAAGCCACCTAATCCACCACCACCAGCAGATGCAGATGCAGCTCCTGACCCTCCAACAGAAAATCCTCCAATTCCACTACTACCAGATGATGCAGAAGCTGCGCTTGATCCTCCAGAAGAAAATCCTCCTAATCCAGGGCCTCCTACTAGAGCTGATGCAATGCCAGGTCCCCCAGAAGAGAACCCTCCTAGTCCACCACCACCAGCAGATGCAGATGCAGTTCCTGAACCTCCAACAGGAAAACCTCCAATTCCGCCTACTCCTACTGAAGAAGATCCTATGCCTCCAACAGGAAAACCTCCAATTCCACCTACTCCTACTGAAGAAGATCCTATGCCTCCAACAGGAAAACCTCCAATTCCGCCTACTCCTACTGAAGAAGATCCTATGCCTCCAACAGGAAAACCTCCAATTCCGCCTACTCCTACTGAAGAAGATCCTATGCCTCCAACAGGAAAACCTCCAATTCCACCTACTCCTACTGAAGAAGAGCCTATGCCTCCAAGAGGAAAACCTCCAATTCCACCTACTCCTACTGAAGAAGATCCTATGCCTCCAACAGGAAAACCTCCAATTCCACCTACTCCTACTGAAGAAGATCCTATGCCTCCAACAGGAAAACCTCCAATTCCACCTACTCCTACTGAAGAAGATCCTATGCCTCCAAGAGGAAAACCTCCAAATCCACCACTacttgatgaggcagaagcagcTCCTGATCCTCCAGAAGAAAATCCTCCCAGTCCAGGACCTCCTACTAAAGCTGATGCAACACCAGGTCCTCCCGAAGAAAAGCCACCTAATCCACCACCACCAGCAGATGCAGATGCAGCTCCTGACCCTCCAACAGAAAATCCTCCAATTCCACTACTACCAGATGATGCAGAAGCAGCGCTTGATCCTCCAGAAGAAAATCCTCCTAATCCAGGGCCTCCTACTAGAGCTGATGCAACGCCAGGTCCCCCAGAAGAGAACCCTCCTAATCCACCACCACCAGCAGATGCAGATGCAGCTCCAGACCCTCCAACAGAAAATCCTCCAATTCCACTACTACCAGATGATGCAGAAGCAGCGCTTGATCCTCCAGAAGAAAATCCTCCTAATCCAGGGCCTCCTACTAGAGCTGATGCAACGCCAGGTCCCCCCGAAGAGAAGCCTCCTAATCCACCACCACCAGCAGATGCGGATGCAGCTCCTGACCCTCCAACAGAAAATCCTCCAATTCCACTACTACCAGATGATGCAGAAGCAGCGCTTGATCCTCCAGAAGAAAATCCTCCTAATCCAGGGCCTCCTACTAGAGCTGATGCAACGCCAGGTCCCCCAGAAGAGAACCCTCCTAGTCCACCACCACCAGCAGATGCGGATGCAGCTCCTGACCCTCCAACAGAAAATCCTCCAATTCCACTGCTACCAGATGATGCAGAAGCAGCGCTTGATCCTCCAGAAGAAAATCCTCCTAATCCAGGGCCTCCTACTAGAGCTGATGTAACGCCAGGTCCCCCAGAAGAGAACCCTCCTAATCCACTTCCGCCCACTGAAGTGCCAGAAGACAAACCCCCAAACCCACTACCACCAACAGAAGCAGATGAAGATCCTGATCCACCAGCAGAGAAACCACCAAGTCCTCCTACACCTGCTGAAGCAGAAGAAGACCCTGCCCCTCCTGCTGAGAATCCTCCAAATCCACTACCACCAGCAGAGGAGGAAGCCGCTCCTAATCCACCAGCAGAGAAACCACCAAGTCCTCCTACACCTGCTGAAGCAGAAGACGATCCTGCCCCTCCTGCTGAGAATCCTCCAAATCCACTACCACCAGCAGAGGAGGAAGCAGCTCCTAATCCACCACCAGAGAAAACACCAAGTCCTCCTACACCTGCTGAAGCAGAAGATGATCCTGCCCCTCCTGCTGAGAATCCTCCAAATCCACTGCCACCAGCAGAGGAGGAAGCAGCTCCTGATCCACCACCAGAGAAACCACCAAGTCCTCCTACACCTGCTGAAGCAGAAGAAGATCCTGCCCCTCCTGCTGAGAATCCTCCAAATCCACTACCACCAGCAGAGGAGGAAGCAGCTCCTGATCCACCAGCAGAGAAACCACCAAGTCCTCCTACACCTGCTGAAGCAGAAGATCCAGCACTTCCTGCAGTATGTCCTCCAAATCCACTACCACCAGCGGAGGCAGAGGTAGCTCCTAATCCTCCAGCTGAGAAGTCTCCATGTCCCCCTACAACTTGACCTCCAGTAGAAAATCCTCCTAAGCCAGAATCACCATGTCCTCCTGCTCCTTGACCTCCAGCAGAAAATCCTCCTAAGCCAGAATCACCATGTCCTCCTGCTCCTTGACCTCCAGCGGAAAATCCTCCTAAGCCAGAATCACCATGTCCTCCTGCTCCTAGACCTCCAGCGAAAATCCTCCTAAGCCAGAATCACCTTGTCCTCCTGCTCCTAGACCTCCAGCGGAAAATCCTCCTAAGCAGGAATCACCTGTCCTCCTGCTCCTAGACCTCCAGCGAAAATCTCCTAAGCCAGAATCACCATGTCCTCCTGCTCCTAGACCTCCAGCAGAAAATCCTCCTAAGCCAGAATCACCATGTCCTCCTGCTCCTAGACCTCCATCAGAAAATCCTCCTAAGCCAGAATCACCATGTCCTCCTGCCTCCTAGACCTCCCAGAAAATCCAAGCCAGAATCACCATGTCCTCCTGCTCCTAGACCTCCAGCAGAAAATCCTCCTAAGCCAGAATCACCATGTCCTCCTGCTCCTAGACCTCCAGCAGAAAATCCTCCTAAGCCAGAATCACCATGTCCTCCTGCTCCTAGACCTCCAGCAGAAAATCCTAAGCCAAGAATCACCTCCTCCTGCTCCTAGACCTCCAGATCTCCAGCCGATCAGCTCCTCCTGCTCCTAGACCTCCAGCAGAAAAATCCTCCTAAGCCAGAATCACCATGTCCTCCTGCTCCTGACCAGCACCAAAATCCTCCTAGCCAGAATACCTGTCCTCCCTAAGAGACCAGCAGAATCTCCATAAGCCGAATCATGTCCTCCTGCTCCTAGACCATCCAGCAGAAAATCCTAACCAAATCACCATGTTGCTCCTAACCTCCAGCAGAAAATCCTCCTAAGCCAGAATCACCATGTCCTCCTGCTCCTAGACCTCCAGCAGAAAATCCTCCTAAGCCAGAATCACCAGCAAATGTACCCCCAGAGCCTCCAGATGAGAAATCTCCATGTCCTCCTGCTCCTGCATCTCCAGCAGAAAATCCTCCTAAGCCAGAGTCACCATGTCCTCCTGCTCCTGCACCTCCAGTAGAAAATCCTCCTAGGCCAGAATCACCATGTCCTCCTGCTCCTGTACCTCCAGCAGAAAATCCTCCCAAGCCAGAATCACCATGTCCTCCTGCTCCTGCACCTCCAGCAGAAAATCCTCCTAAGCCAGAATCACCAGCAAATGTACCCCCAGAGCCCCCAGATGAGAAATCTCcatgtcctcctgctccttcaccTCCAGCAGAAAATCCTCCTAAGCCAGAATCACCAGCAAATGCACCCCCAGAGCCTCCAGATGAGAAATCTCCATGTCCTCCTGCTCCTTGACCTCCAGCAGAAAATCCTCCTAAGCCAGAATCACCAGCAAATGCACCCCCAGAGCCTCCAGATGAGAAATCTCCATGTCCTCCTGCTCCTTGACCTCCAGCAGAAAATCCTCCTAAGCCAGAATCTCCATGTCCTCCTGCTCCTTGACCTCCAGCAGAAAATCCTCCATTTCCACTGCCATCAGCGGATGAAAATGCATCACTAGCCCCACTTACACCTCCAAAGCTAGAAGAGGCACTGGCTGCTGAACTTGCAGAAGCACCTGAGCCCACAGCAATATCTGTTTGAATCTCATGTAGAGTAACCTGTAAGCAAGAGTTTAATTGGTATGATTGGTGCATGCAAATCGAAATAACTCCAGATTGTTTTGGTAtttcatatataacatttattcatatataacatttatatagaaATGCTGATTTTATGTGAGGTTTACTTAGGCTTCCAGTCTTGTGCAAATTTGCAATGAAACAAAATAGAGGAAATCCTAACCTTGAACCCAGAGTTACCATCATCAGAGTATACAGATGTTCTTACGACACCGTCGGGTCCCAGAAGGCTGTAGCTACCTTGAAGTACTCCATTTTCCACGAATTCTACTCGGTTTTGATAGTTATGGGTTTCAGGGTCTTTCACTTCATATGCAAATTGGTATGGCATGAGAGGCTGTTGGGATGAAGAATTGCATACAtcattattttatgaatgaagccACAAAACGTTAAGCATTAATTCAGAGAGATGGCCTTTCTGTTCTGATCAGGAGACCATTTACTCGGTAGTATTCGTCAGAGAAGAAACATAAGATCATAGAAGTTACAAATCAAAGCGCCACCCATTCCAAACAACCTCTTACAGGTATACTTACAGGCCAAGGGGTAACTAGCTGTCCAGCTGATGCATCCCCGGCACCGGCGCCTACTCCCGCACCCAGCACTGCCTGGCCATCTACATTGGGCTGTAGGTAAGAGTAGCCAGGAGCTTGTCGGCCCTCTCGTTTGTCACTGCTAGTGACTCCTAGCAGTAATGCCACTAGCGCCACCTGTGGAATAGGAAGAGATTCGTTTTACTCTAGGTTGTCAACTTTTACGCAGTCGCTTGTCGAGTTTTACGGTTAGTTTTTTTGTGTAGATTTGAATATGAAGATGCCACGTATGTGAGACCGTTCTCTTCCATGAACACTTGGAGGAAGAGCTAACGTTTCGGATTAATATCAATTTGAGTGACAATCTGAATTGTCATTCATTGGAAATGTAAACAATGCCAGTATTCTGTGAAGGACGAAAGTCACATGAGTTTTTACTGTAATAAAAAGAACGATTTGAGAACTCATTATAGACAAAGTGCCACTTGgctgaaatttaaaaaagaatcctCTTTCACTTTTTATTGCTTTGATTTTGTCTACCATTACTCAGAAAATCTTGGAGAGTAATTTTATCCGATaccaaaacaagaaaagtgaGAATGTCAGGATATTGCCAGTGAGTGATTTTATGGAATTTCAGTCCCATCCGTCTAGCACTGCAGTATCTAAGCatagtggatttttttttgtctgctgtTTGTTGAAGGCATCCATGCAAATCTAAAATAAAGTTTGTGAGTATGTCTATCATATAGTAGCATGTGTGCCCTTGAGTAATGACAGGTAATTACCATGTGTTGTGTTGGTTGGTTGGTGATGTTACTTGTCTTCTGGGTATTCagttttttgtatgatatatatatatatatatatatatatatatagtatatatttacacacacatatatatatatatatatatatataatacagatagatagatagatagaaaccTAATTGCTTTTCCTGTACATCCATGCCCTCATAAGTGTGTACAGTTAATTGCATATGAAAACACCCCTACGACAGTAAGCATATACGGGAATATGCATTAACTTTTTTACATATACATGAGTGCATTGGTGCAAATGCTTACGTATGCACAcatactaatatgtatatatatgtctataaaaatatatatatatatatatatatatatatatatatatatatatatatatatatatatatctatatatgtgtgtgtgtgtgtgtgtgtgtgtattcttctgttaaaacaggatatgtctcaagtataaaaggcccatcaaaaggctttaaaccagagtgtttgaatgggccttttatacttgagatgtataaAAGACGTATCctcttttaacagaagaatttatttacacgtatattgaaactttaacataaaaaataataagtaaatcatcACTAATTGAACCAACTCGTTGACCACGGGGCCAGTGCCCTGCCCAAAGTCACAACCACTATTGACACTGATCACTTCGTGACGGACCCCTCCAGCTCCCAtcgtcttcatcttcatcatcatctagTATATAAAAACCTTCTGTCTTGACGCCAGAGAACTTCGACGCAATGCTACGAAAGACTCCCCAGGTGACTCTGTCACTTCCTGTGAGGAACATCAGTTCGTATTCGTACCTGTGCCCACATCACGAGGATTATTCACGTTCAGCTCCCACGATGACCTGTGGGGGAGTGGTGCTTCTTCTGGCGTTCCCGATGATCGACAAACACAAACTGACTGCCTGCTGTTCGTCTTTGTCGTTATATATCCATGCGAAATACCAACTAGACGACCCGGGAGGAGATTGACCAGGAAACCAGAGCaagttccattctctctcttccctctctctctctctctctctctctgaccctcaTGGGAGTCGTCCTGCTaagaaagcaagcaagcaggcgGAGATGACCctttcgaaaaaaataaatatcatgttgcCGAAGCGGTAGATCGGGAAGCGGTCAATTTGGGGGCCTTTCGAAAAATACAAACTCGTTTTGCTTGTTCTTATCTCAAATTGAATTTtgagatggggggtgggggggggggtgtcctgcTGAGATATCACAACAGGAAACTGAGAGGTAACGAAAAGATCTATGAAGCCCCACCCCCAAAAATCcgtttattttttaatgagatCATTGGCAGTTCATGTAACGTGTTGTTATTTAATTTGTGGGGGTGGGGTTGCCTTTCAGGAAGGCAGGCAGCAAAGAAATgtcccttataaaaaaaataaagggggggCGGGTTGCCTTTCAGGAAGGCAGGCAGCAAAGACATGTcccttttaaaaaaatgaatcttGTGTAAGACTGAATATTTGATATCTTCATAACTCCAATGGAAATTGAATATACCTTTGATTTTAATCAATTACGAATACCATCAGGTGaagaaaattgaaacaaaattcGGAATATTAAGATTTGCGTgacatccattaaaaaaaaaactccaggatatcaggaaatgaatttcatttttttatgtttaatcttCGTAAAATCTCATCCCTTGATGCAGTAGTCCATCGGGCGATGATGGTCTTTGTATTGGAAAAAGTCATGTGGAAAGTGATcacaaaagaaagcaaaaatttactttttttttttttgcacatatgAAGTAATACCAGGCAGTAAGATATCACAGAAGACGAAGATGTACTGGTAGAATCTGAATAAAACTTTGCCTTATATCTGTCTGTTTtcccacatatatgtatatatatgtatatatatagatatatatatatatatatatctatatatatatcatatatatatatatatatatatatatatatatatatatatatatatatatatatatatatatatatatatatatcctaacaaggattatttaatagatatatgtattatagatatgtattaggtcttatccagtatatatatatacatatatatataatatatataaatatatatatatatatatatatatatatgtgtgtctgtgtgtatatgtaatatatttatacacattatactTATAGTATGTATGCGTGTTtaatgagatatatatttatgtatctgttttctttcattttcctccattctCCCTCTTGAACCCGAAGAGTGACTTAGCAGATAACACACTAAACTAGTCCGTGTACTTGCTGGGGCGGGGGaggtggttggggggggtggggtgttggCGTTGAGAATCCTTTTTACAAACACGGCATTTAAGCAGATCTACTTTTGCATGAGGGGAGAATCCAGACACCGTCAGGCGGCAGGTCATTTACCCGCTCAAATAACTCTTACTTTTACATTCACTTCAAATGTGTTTGGGTTTTTGACTAAAGTTTAAGATCATGTGCGAATAGGTTTGTGTtaagtggcaatattttttttagattaaagttagtggttaagcgcctcagtggcgtggttggtatggtctttgcttgccacctcggtggccgcgagttagattctcgggcattccattgaggtgtcagagatgttgtgtatctctggtgatagaagttcaagaatctcgacgtggttctgaaatcacgtagtaaagccgttggtcccgttggtgaataaccactgctggtttcatgcaacgtaaaaacaccatacaaacaaacaaacaaacaaacaaaaaaagcagtGTCCTCGAAGTGATGGACAATTAAGTAGCCCGAACTTCCACTGTCACTGAATTCTTCAAAACTTCTCTCAGCTCCTTTGGTGGTTTGAGTGATTTGAAGTAAATAGCCTCTAGTAGTGAATCCCCCGGGGTCAGGGGTAAGGGCGCCTGGGCACGTGCCAACCTCCCCCTGCCCcccatgaaaaaataatgacaaaataatactaTTCAAGATTTAGAAATTAACGTAATtgagaaatatacaaaaattggaaaaaataaaatatttatagaaatttatatctatatatatatatatatatatatatatatatatatatatatatatatatatatgtcctgagttcgattccctgctctgccagtaaggaatcaaaggaatttgtttgtggtgattagaaattcatttctcgacagaatgtggttcggatcccacaatgagctgtaggccCCGTTTGCTAGGTAGCCAGCTGGTTCCTAaacacgtcaaaatatctaatccttcggaggcagccctaggagagctgttaatcagctcagtggtctggttaaactaaggtatagtACTTAACTTTAAAGTATTATTACTGAGGCGGTGCGCGGTAGGCATTACTTGATATTCTTTGCAGCTTCCTCTcgcctcctagctgcaaccccattcattcgttttgctgtacctccgttcatattctctttcaaccctcttctagcaattgattcatcgcgcaactgctttgaggttttcctcccgtttcacttttcaaaccattttactgtTAATATTCAtctcagtgctgaatgatctcataggtcccagcacttggcttttggcctaaattctgtattctgttccattattctcttatttcttttatgtttctCTTCGCCTGATTGCTCGTCATCTCAAACTGCTGCTTCTGGATCTACTAATTCTGACCCTGTGAGTTTGCACGATTGGGGGTCTGCAATTATAATCATATTCCGTGCCTTctttttttcacttactcggggagtaagcctacaaactactttttcgttattttgttgttcttcttattcttgttggggagggggggggggtgtagggaaggtctatggagaagcctagaaaggtctgaaaaaggtgtttcgttttgagtttcaagatacaggaattttaggatagtatatctatgagttatttattagactgaaaatgtacaaaataaataacgtgcatgttaaacagtacagaacaattatttgtaataaaatatagcatatttaatattaattttcgttggtgaaacaaagctccatttgaccatagattttagcatgtgctcagagtaagctggaggtcggatcacgccttgtttaatgAGCCTGTGCCtacctctttattttctttcaatcttATGTGGAGTCCCATTTCTGTCTCTCTTGTCGATAGATATTGAGGATTTTGTCATTGTTCCACTGAATTttaaaggtgggggggggggggggggggggggggggggggggggtgaggggggggggccaCAGTTGTGGTGGGGAGGGGTGATTCCTCCTTCGTCCTTGTAGCACCCGGCAGGCCGTCTGTTCCCATACCTATTCCAAGAATACTTTGATCCTTTAAGAGGTATTAGATACTATTAATTACTTCCGTGAGAAACGGAAATtatccttttcttttctctctcccttttgttGATAACATTATGCCTTCGTTAcataaagggtatatatataatatatatatgtgtgtgtatacatacgtatataaaaaaaattatgtatgtatatatacacataatttcactacagacacatatatatctgcataaatttgcatatgtatacatataaatatatgtgcgtatatgtgtatatacatgcatacatacgtatttgcacatatatatatatatacatgtatttatgctTGTATATgcacaaatttatttttatgtatatatatacaagtttatatatatacacaaatctaTTTAGCTCGTGTGTTTATGCAATATTCATCGTAGCCTTTACCTCCAAATAAAAAGTCGCGCACTTTGTAAAATACCAGTTATGTAAATTCTgttatttcctttcattatagTCAACGAGATTATTTCGCAAGGAAGCGATCGCTAGCAGCCCGTAATTGTGTACCTGCCCCATTTATTGAGGGTGGCTAGACACCAGTAATGAAAGGGAACTGCTGGCAACGAGTTCTGTGCGAGAGATTACAAGTTAGTTATCAGTTGCATGCAACATGCAATCACTTCTCTTGCAGAGGTGGACTGATCGAGTACTTGATTACCTTGTACTTCTGTATATTGTGGTTTGTGTGGCATCTTCTTAGCGAACAAGCTGAACTCGAAACACGAAACGTGAATGTTATAGAAAcatgttttctgtacaacgtaagatgctgtataaaaccatcaactacgaCCTGCagttctccagttgctcaccagatgcggtagagtaagGGTCACACttccatggctccggaaagcgctgccagatgcatgatccaatggctgactttaaccttatataaaataaataattattaatgccagggggctgaaatttggtatgtttgatgattggaggttggattaTCTAAATACCGATTTGCAACCATCtatcctcggtagttttttttagatctgagggcggatggacGGACGGACGaagtacaatagttttcttttgcagaaaactaaatttatcgtcattattattcagaagttgaaacgtagtcatatggaacaagtccactggggcgattgacttgaaattcaagcttccaacgaatattaATTAAGGTGTTCACTTGAAAGAATGTTACAGAAGGTGATGGGAAACACAGAAATAAGAGATCAGGtactagaaaatgaaaaaaaatactttaccaataaacaaataaaaaataaaataaataaataaaaagcatcaTTATGATGCTAAGGTTACTGGCTAGGTGCTAGAaatatgaaagagaatatgatataAATGGTCGTGAAAAAAAACAGCGAATATATTATCAAGAACGtgatatgaataatgaaatagtttcaccagTGAGGCATCATCCTAGGACCCTTGAGGGAAAAATTACTCTCAGGTTTTGCTTGTAGAAAACGTTTGTACAGCTGAATTCGTACATTACTCTCAGGTTTTGCTTGTAGAATACACGTGTACAGCTGAATTCGTACATTACTCTCAGGCAGGTTTTGCTTGTAGAATACATTTGTACAGCTGAATTCGTACATTACTCTCAGGTTTTGCTTGTAGAAAACGTTTGTACAACTGAATTCGTACATTACTCTCAGATTTTGCTTGTAGAATACATTTGTGTATTTGAATTTGCACATTTGTACAACTGAATGTAGACGTTAAGTCAGCAAGCATACATAATTAGTTACGAACTCTCCATGAATTTTTGCGAATTAAACCCCAAGTCTTGAAGCAAACGTTTTTAGCAAATTCAGTTCGTAGAGGTCCTTTCGTCCATCAGTAAAATAAGTAACCAACCATATCAGAAAACTAAATATGTCTTAAATTACTTCTAGACATTCGAACTGCCAGACATACGACACCAAGATGGTACACATTAATGTGACAATATCAGATTTGAATGTTTATTGCATCTTATTGATGTTAGATCGAAAATAACTCCTCCGGACACGGGCCACATCTCGAGGGCGAGAGAAGGTCTTCAGACTGGTAAAGGTGATAGTTGACGAGCAGCCTATATATTACGCCAACGCAGATTCACGTCGCAGATGGAAAGGTCCGTCGAATAAAGAACAACCCTTTCGTAAGCTAGTATcactggtgaaaatgttctgttacaacagaattccatccaataaaaggagcccataaaaccgccaaaatataggaagttaagtactatatttcattacctacctgaagagatagacagttgtctctgaaatatagtacttactttctacattttggtgtttttatgggctcctatatataatatatattatatagatatatattatatatattatagatatataaatatatatatatatattatatatcaataaggATGATaggtgtctattatatatatatatatctataatatgatataattatatataataataatcatacataaaacataaaatagatttatattttatacaatatttctttataaacatatatgaatCTATTTCTAAGTTTAATATAGGGTTATTGTATATATCGAagtatatagttagtatatacaccagactttaaaaaaataaataaaagtttgcgACCAGATAGCTATGCACAGCACAGCATTGAACAAAATCTTTGGAGAATACATTTAGAGTAACAACTTTTCTATAACCATATAAATTATAGGACTGCTTGAATGATGGCGTTATTTACTTATATAGATCCTATCCCTTCCAGTCCCACCTAGAGTCACCAGCCCCACCCTGAGTCACGGCATGTataaggaattatacatatttactataCATATTCAAGGATTAGATATCTAACCATGCGCCCTTCTCCAGACAGGTTAAGAAGACCACTGTTTATGTTAACTGGATATAGTTGG includes the following:
- the LOC135204728 gene encoding uncharacterized PE-PGRS family protein PE_PGRS54-like isoform X9 — translated: MWAQVALVALLLGVTSSDKREGRQAPGYSYLQPNVDGQAVLGAGVGAGAGDASAGQLVTPWPPLMPYQFAYEVKDPETHNYQNRVEFVENGVLQGSYSLLGPDGVVRTSVYSDDGNSGFKVTLHEIQTDIAVGSGASASSAASASSSFGGVSGASDAFSSADGSGNGGFSAGGQGAGGHGDSGLGGFSAGGQGAGGHGDFSSGGSGGAFAGDSGLGGFSAGGQGAGGHGDFSSGGSGGAFAGDSGLGGFSAGGEGAGGHGDFSSGGSGGTFAGDSGLGGFSAGGAGAGGHGDSGLGGFSAGGTGAGGHGDSGLGGFSTGGAGAGGHGDSGLGGFSAGDAGAGGHGDFSSGGSGGTFAGDSGLGGFSAGGLGAGGHGDSGLGGFSAGGQGAGGHGDSGLGGFSAGGQGAGGHGDSGLGGFSTGGQVVGGHGDFSAGGLGATSASAGGSGFGGHTAGSAGSSASAGVGGLGGFSAGGSGAASSSAGGSGFGGFSAGGAGSSSASAGVGGLGGFSGGGSGAASSSAGGSGFGGFSAGGAGSSSASAGVGGLGVFSGGGLGAASSSAGGSGFGGFSAGGAGSSSASAGVGGLGGFSAGGLGAASSSAGGSGFGGFSAGGAGSSSASAGVGGLGGFSAGGSGSSSASVGGSGFGGLSSGTSVGGSGLGGFSSGGPGVTSALVGGPGLGGFSSGGSSAASASSGSSGIGGFSVGGSGAASASAGGGGLGGFSSGGPGVASALVGGPGLGGFSSGGSSAASASSGSSGIGGFSVGGSGAASASAGGGGLGGFSSGGPGVASALVGGPGLGGFSSGGSSAASASSGSSGIGGFSVGGSGAASASAGGGGLGGFSSGGPGVASALVGGPGLGGFSSGGSSAASASSGSSGIGGFSVGGSGAASASAGGGGLGGFSSGGPGVASALVGGPGLGGFSSGGSGAASASSSSGGFGGFPLGGIGSSSVGVGGIGGFPVGGIGSSSVGVGGIGGFPVGGIGSSSVGVGGIGGFPLGGIGSSSVGVGGIGGFPVGGIGSSSVGVGGIGGFPVGGIGSSSVGVGGIGGFPVGGIGSSSVGVGGIGGFPVGGIGSSSVGVGGIGGFPVGGSGTASASAGGGGLGGFSSGGPGIASALVGGPGLGGFSSGGSSAASASSGSSGIGGFSVGGSGAASASAGGGGLGGFSSGGPGVASTSVGGPGLGGFSSGGSGAASASSSSGGFGGFPVGGIGSSSVGVGGIGGFPVGGIGSSSVGVGGIGGFPVGGIGSSSVGVGGIGGFPVGGIGSSSVGVDGIGGFPVGGLGAASSSAGGGGLGGFSSGRPGIASALVGGPGLGGSSSSAGVSGIGGFPVGGSGAASASAGGGGFGGFSSGGPGVASALVGSPGLGFSSGAASASAGRGGGLGGFSAGGSSAASSSVGGRGFGFSSRGPGTTSVSSSAGTSASLSGSGPGSAGIGGIGSGVGSGLSAGSAAASSSSVAAGSGFRPRGPSRASSAVSSSSAGVVSPAITNSGLQAAALVGTPVSITPFGPSTSSVSASGRGGSSSSAATSSASSSSGSRGRNIVAGTSRVSSSGLTSSTSSSIPVASALTSAGASSAATSSSGSSSGVLTGPRSGGAFATGSSAASTSASSSASSAASSLARASSAATSAGGSGTSLGGAIQKLPVFLLGQQSPTGNLADFASVGGARFFGSGQSTGVTSSSLPIVTSNAQLLPAGGSALSLGSSTPLFLTSSPVVHTSPLVQSIPTGFVVGAQSNQLSIPSQNLIVSNPLSFGSIPGSQLTTLG